A window from Pseudomonas moraviensis encodes these proteins:
- a CDS encoding glyceraldehyde-3-phosphate dehydrogenase encodes MWKVTVTQKPDQCLGEWIDREALAEAMIPLIGQLYRNNNVVSSIYGRSLINQSVIAILKAHRFARHRSSDDSELSVHETFPLLKAMSELKLGAASVDLGKLAFKFRNEGNGRSAEQFVREEMADVVAQQNASARKGTDVVLYGFGRIGRLLARILIEKTGGGDGLRLRAIVVRKGAENDLTKRASLLRRDSVHGSFNGTITIDEENNTITANGNLIQVIYAKNPTEVDYTQYGIKDALLVDNTGVWRDADGLGQHLACPGIDRVVLTAPGKGKLKNIVHGINHGEITADDKIVSAASCTTNAIVPVLKAVNDKFGIINGHVETVHSYTNDQNLIDNFHKGDRRGRSAALNMVITETGAATAAAKALPELAGKLTGNAIRVPTPNVSMAILNLNLEKAATREEMNEYLRYMALHSELHKQIDFVNSQEVVSTDFVGSRHAGVVDAEATIVQDNRVVLYVWYDNEFGYSCQVVRVMEDMADVNPPAFPR; translated from the coding sequence ATGTGGAAGGTTACCGTGACTCAGAAGCCCGACCAGTGTCTTGGTGAATGGATCGACCGTGAAGCACTCGCAGAAGCGATGATCCCGCTTATCGGTCAGCTCTACCGCAATAACAACGTGGTTAGCTCGATCTATGGCCGCAGCCTGATCAACCAGTCTGTCATCGCGATTCTCAAAGCTCACCGCTTTGCTCGCCACCGTTCTTCCGACGACAGCGAACTCTCCGTCCACGAAACATTCCCACTGCTCAAGGCCATGAGCGAGCTCAAGCTCGGCGCGGCGTCGGTGGATCTGGGCAAGCTGGCGTTCAAATTCCGCAATGAAGGCAACGGCCGCAGCGCCGAGCAATTCGTGCGTGAAGAGATGGCTGACGTGGTTGCTCAGCAAAACGCCTCGGCCCGCAAAGGCACTGACGTTGTTCTTTACGGCTTCGGTCGTATCGGCCGTCTGCTGGCGCGCATCCTGATCGAGAAAACCGGTGGTGGCGACGGTCTGCGTCTGCGTGCCATCGTCGTGCGCAAAGGCGCCGAGAACGACCTGACCAAACGCGCCAGCCTGCTGCGCCGCGATTCGGTACACGGTTCGTTCAACGGCACCATTACCATCGACGAAGAAAACAACACCATCACCGCCAACGGTAACCTGATCCAGGTGATCTACGCGAAGAACCCGACCGAGGTGGATTACACCCAGTACGGCATCAAAGACGCGCTGCTGGTGGACAACACCGGTGTATGGCGTGACGCCGATGGCTTGGGTCAGCACCTGGCCTGCCCGGGCATCGACCGCGTTGTTCTGACCGCGCCTGGCAAGGGCAAGCTGAAGAACATCGTTCACGGCATCAACCACGGTGAAATCACCGCTGACGACAAGATCGTGTCCGCCGCTTCCTGCACCACCAACGCCATCGTGCCGGTGCTGAAGGCTGTGAATGACAAGTTCGGCATCATCAACGGTCACGTCGAAACCGTTCACTCGTACACCAACGACCAGAACCTGATCGACAACTTCCACAAGGGCGATCGCCGTGGTCGCAGCGCCGCGCTGAACATGGTGATCACCGAAACCGGCGCCGCCACCGCTGCGGCCAAGGCGCTGCCAGAGCTGGCCGGCAAGCTGACCGGCAACGCGATTCGTGTGCCGACGCCGAACGTGTCGATGGCCATTCTCAACCTCAACCTTGAGAAAGCCGCCACCCGTGAAGAGATGAACGAGTACCTGCGCTACATGGCGCTGCACTCCGAGCTGCACAAGCAGATCGACTTCGTCAATTCGCAGGAAGTTGTGTCGACTGACTTCGTCGGCTCGCGTCACGCCGGTGTGGTCGATGCTGAAGCGACCATCGTGCAGGACAACCGCGTTGTTCTGTACGTCTGGTACGACAACGAGTTCGGCTACAGCTGCCAGGTGGTTCGCGTGATGGAAGACATGGCTGATGTGAATCCGCCAGCGTTCCCGCGCTAA
- a CDS encoding MFS transporter: MSSTTGKGKAIFRVVSGNFLEMFDFMVYGFYATAIAKTFFPTDSAFASLMLSLATFGAGFLMRPLGAIFLGAYIDRHGRRKGLIITLAMMAAGTVLIACVPGYATLGVAAPLLVLFGRLLQGFSAGVELGGVSVYLAEISTPGRKGFFVSWQSASQQAAVVFAGLLGVALNHWLSPEQMGEWGWRVPFLIGCMIVPVIFFIRRSLEETPEFQARTHRPTLGEIVRSIGQNFGIVIAGMALVVMTTVSFYLITAYTPTFGKAELHLSDLDALLVTVCIGLSNFFWLPVMGAVSDKIGRKPLLLAATILAILTAYPALSWLVANPSFSHLLIVELWLSFLYGSYNGAMVVALTEIMPVEVRTTGFSLAYSLATATFGGFTPAACTYLIHVLDNKAAPGIWLSGAAVLGLVATLVLFRGNRHELRTAQASVASGA; encoded by the coding sequence ATGTCCTCGACCACGGGCAAAGGCAAAGCGATCTTTCGCGTTGTCAGCGGCAACTTCCTCGAAATGTTCGACTTCATGGTCTACGGCTTCTATGCCACGGCCATCGCCAAAACCTTCTTCCCCACCGACAGCGCGTTCGCTTCGCTGATGCTGTCGCTGGCAACCTTCGGTGCCGGCTTCCTGATGCGCCCGCTCGGGGCGATTTTTCTCGGCGCCTATATCGACCGTCACGGACGGCGCAAAGGGCTGATCATCACTTTGGCGATGATGGCCGCCGGTACAGTGCTGATTGCCTGCGTGCCCGGCTACGCGACGCTCGGCGTCGCCGCGCCGCTGCTGGTGTTGTTCGGCCGTCTGTTGCAAGGCTTCTCGGCGGGCGTGGAACTGGGCGGTGTGTCGGTGTATCTGGCGGAAATCTCCACGCCGGGGCGTAAAGGCTTTTTCGTCAGTTGGCAGTCCGCCAGCCAACAAGCTGCGGTGGTGTTCGCCGGCCTGCTCGGCGTTGCTCTGAATCACTGGCTGAGTCCGGAGCAAATGGGCGAATGGGGCTGGCGCGTACCGTTTCTGATTGGCTGCATGATCGTGCCGGTGATTTTCTTCATCCGTCGCTCGCTGGAGGAAACCCCGGAATTCCAGGCGCGCACCCACCGCCCTACCCTCGGCGAAATCGTCCGTTCGATCGGCCAGAACTTCGGCATCGTCATCGCCGGCATGGCACTGGTGGTGATGACCACGGTGTCGTTCTACCTGATCACCGCCTACACCCCGACGTTCGGCAAAGCCGAACTGCACCTGTCGGACCTCGATGCCTTGCTGGTGACCGTGTGCATTGGTTTGTCGAACTTCTTCTGGCTGCCGGTGATGGGCGCAGTGTCCGACAAGATCGGGCGAAAACCCTTACTGCTGGCGGCAACGATTCTGGCGATCCTGACTGCGTATCCGGCGCTGTCGTGGCTGGTGGCGAATCCGAGCTTCAGCCATTTGCTGATTGTCGAACTGTGGCTGTCGTTCCTCTATGGCTCCTACAACGGCGCGATGGTGGTGGCGCTGACCGAGATCATGCCGGTGGAAGTGCGCACGACCGGGTTTTCACTGGCCTACAGCCTGGCGACGGCGACGTTCGGCGGGTTCACTCCGGCGGCGTGCACCTACCTGATTCATGTGCTGGACAACAAGGCAGCACCGGGCATCTGGCTCAGCGGCGCGGCGGTATTGGGCCTGGTTGCCACGCTGGTGTTGTTCCGTGGCAATCGGCATGAGTTGCGCACGGCGCAGGCTTCGGTTGCCAGCGGCGCCTGA
- a CDS encoding FAD:protein FMN transferase, producing the protein MAAVVLRGDEELLTGRWLGLVVLAGAIGGCGNGDSLEQVGGSTMGSTWSVKYVRHAGVADPAEVRGEVEAILGEVDQQMSTYRSDSAIERFNSLPADSCQSMPAAVLELIRVGEQLSTQSEGSYDLTVEPLMNLWGFGPQGREEIIPDEIALAEVMQRVGHQHLRIDGNRLCKDAAVEVDFNSIAAGYAVDAIAARLQGMGIANYLVEATGELKAKGSKPDGSAWRIAVEEPRDDQQVAERIIDVDGYGVSTSGDYRNYFLQDGRRYSHTIDARSGRPVLHELASVTVIHPSALMADGLSTLLLILGPERAQDYAQKHDIAAFFVLRADTGFVTRSSQAFAQLVDDKN; encoded by the coding sequence ATGGCCGCCGTGGTTTTGCGGGGAGATGAAGAATTGTTAACTGGACGCTGGTTGGGGCTTGTGGTCTTGGCGGGGGCAATCGGCGGCTGCGGCAACGGCGATTCCCTGGAACAGGTCGGCGGCTCGACCATGGGCAGCACCTGGTCGGTCAAGTACGTGCGCCACGCCGGGGTTGCCGATCCTGCAGAGGTGCGCGGCGAAGTGGAGGCCATCCTCGGTGAAGTCGATCAACAGATGTCGACTTACCGAAGTGACTCCGCCATCGAGCGTTTCAACTCGTTGCCTGCCGACAGTTGCCAATCGATGCCGGCAGCGGTGCTTGAGTTGATCCGCGTCGGTGAACAGCTTTCGACGCAAAGCGAAGGTTCCTACGATCTGACCGTGGAACCACTGATGAATCTCTGGGGATTCGGTCCGCAAGGACGCGAAGAGATCATCCCCGATGAGATTGCCCTGGCCGAGGTCATGCAGCGGGTCGGCCATCAGCATCTGCGTATCGACGGCAACCGTTTGTGCAAGGACGCCGCTGTCGAAGTCGACTTCAACAGCATCGCCGCCGGTTATGCCGTGGATGCCATCGCCGCCAGATTGCAGGGCATGGGCATCGCCAATTACCTGGTCGAAGCCACGGGCGAACTCAAAGCCAAGGGCAGCAAGCCAGATGGCTCAGCGTGGCGCATCGCCGTCGAAGAGCCCCGGGATGACCAGCAAGTGGCCGAGCGGATTATCGATGTCGATGGTTACGGCGTATCCACCTCCGGCGACTACCGCAACTATTTTCTGCAGGACGGCCGGCGTTATTCCCACACTATCGATGCACGCAGTGGGCGACCGGTCCTACATGAGCTGGCGTCAGTCACGGTGATTCATCCTTCAGCGTTGATGGCCGATGGACTATCGACGCTGTTGCTGATTCTCGGGCCGGAAAGGGCGCAGGACTATGCCCAAAAGCATGACATTGCTGCATTCTTTGTCCTGCGTGCCGATACAGGTTTCGTCACCCGCAGCAGTCAGGCATTTGCGCAGCTTGTCGACGACAAAAACTGA
- the sthA gene encoding Si-specific NAD(P)(+) transhydrogenase, translating to MAVYNYDVVVLGSGPAGEGAAMNAAKAGRKVAMVDSRRQVGGNCTHLGTIPSKALRHSVRQIMQFNTNPMFRAIGEPRWFSFPDVLKSAEKVISKQVASRTGYYARNRVDVFFGTGSFADEQTIEVVCGNGVVEKLVAKHIIIATGSRPYRPADIDFHHPRIYDSDTILSLGHTPRKLIVYGAGVIGCEYASIFSGLGVLVELVDNRGQLLSFLDSEISQALSYHFSNNNITVRHNEEYDRVEGVDNGVILHLKSGKKIKADALLWCNGRTGNTDTLGLENIGVKVNSRGQIEVDQNYRTCVENIYGAGDVIGWPSLASAAHDQGRSAAGSIVDNGSWRFVNDVPTGIYTIPEISSIGKNEQELTQAKVPYEVGKAFFKSMARAQIAGEPQGMLKILFHRETLEVLGVHCFGYQASEIVHIGQAIMNQPGELNTLKYFVNTTFNYPTMAEAYRVAAYDGLNRLF from the coding sequence ATGGCTGTCTACAACTACGACGTGGTGGTACTGGGTTCCGGCCCGGCGGGAGAAGGCGCGGCAATGAACGCCGCCAAAGCGGGGCGCAAGGTCGCGATGGTCGACAGCCGTCGCCAGGTCGGCGGCAACTGCACCCACCTCGGCACCATCCCGTCCAAGGCACTGCGTCACTCGGTGCGGCAGATCATGCAGTTCAACACCAACCCGATGTTTCGCGCGATCGGCGAGCCACGCTGGTTCTCCTTCCCGGACGTGTTGAAAAGCGCCGAGAAAGTCATTTCCAAGCAAGTCGCTTCGCGCACCGGCTACTACGCCCGTAACCGCGTTGACGTGTTCTTCGGCACCGGCAGCTTTGCCGACGAGCAAACCATCGAAGTGGTCTGCGGCAACGGCGTGGTCGAAAAACTGGTCGCCAAGCACATCATCATCGCCACCGGTTCGCGTCCGTATCGCCCGGCGGACATCGATTTCCACCACCCGCGTATCTACGATAGCGACACCATCCTCAGCCTCGGCCACACCCCGCGCAAACTGATCGTTTACGGCGCTGGTGTGATCGGTTGCGAATACGCGTCGATCTTCAGTGGTCTGGGTGTGCTGGTCGAACTGGTCGACAACCGGGGCCAGTTGCTGAGCTTCCTCGACTCGGAAATTTCCCAGGCGCTGAGCTACCACTTCAGCAACAACAACATCACCGTGCGCCACAACGAAGAGTACGACCGCGTCGAAGGCGTGGACAACGGTGTGATCCTGCACCTCAAGTCCGGCAAGAAGATCAAGGCCGACGCCTTGCTCTGGTGCAACGGCCGTACCGGCAATACCGACACGCTGGGTCTGGAAAACATCGGGGTCAAGGTCAACAGCCGTGGCCAGATCGAAGTCGACCAGAACTACCGCACCTGCGTGGAGAACATCTACGGCGCCGGTGACGTGATCGGCTGGCCAAGCCTGGCGAGTGCCGCCCACGACCAGGGTCGTTCGGCCGCTGGCAGCATCGTCGACAATGGCAGCTGGCGCTTCGTCAATGACGTGCCGACCGGCATCTACACCATTCCGGAGATCAGCTCGATCGGCAAGAACGAGCAGGAGCTGACCCAGGCCAAAGTGCCCTACGAAGTCGGCAAGGCCTTCTTCAAGAGCATGGCGCGGGCGCAGATTGCCGGCGAGCCGCAAGGCATGCTGAAAATCCTCTTCCACCGCGAGACGCTGGAAGTGCTCGGTGTGCACTGCTTCGGTTATCAGGCGTCGGAGATCGTTCACATCGGTCAGGCGATCATGAACCAGCCGGGCGAGCTGAACACCCTGAAGTATTTCGTCAACACTACGTTCAACTACCCGACCATGGCCGAAGCCTATCGGGTAGCAGCGTACGACGGCCTCAACCGGCTTTTTTGA
- a CDS encoding glycerophosphodiester phosphodiesterase — protein MTLIYGHRGAKGEAPENTLSSFQECLKHGVRRCELDLHLSKDGELMVIHDPTLKRTTERRGKVVEHTAAELVTYDARKGGPGWIKPCPIPTLEELFEKCDFEHWQLEVKSASRTRAATTVLAIREMAQRHGLLDKVTITSSSREVLKAALDLVPDVSRGLVAEYAWLDPLKVAASYGCEILALNWTLCTPERLQKAQRQDLHVSVWTVNEPALMRRLADFGVDSLITDFPGLATATLENC, from the coding sequence GTGACCCTCATCTACGGCCACCGCGGCGCCAAGGGCGAAGCACCGGAAAACACCCTGAGCAGCTTTCAGGAATGCCTCAAGCACGGCGTGCGCCGCTGCGAACTGGATCTGCACCTGTCCAAGGACGGCGAGCTGATGGTCATCCATGACCCGACGCTCAAGCGCACCACCGAACGCCGCGGCAAAGTCGTCGAGCACACCGCTGCCGAACTGGTGACCTATGACGCGCGCAAGGGTGGCCCGGGCTGGATCAAGCCGTGCCCGATTCCGACGCTGGAAGAGTTGTTCGAGAAGTGTGATTTCGAGCACTGGCAGCTGGAAGTCAAAAGCGCTTCGCGCACCCGCGCGGCGACTACCGTGCTGGCGATTCGGGAAATGGCTCAGCGCCACGGACTGCTCGACAAGGTGACGATCACCTCGAGTTCGCGGGAAGTCTTGAAGGCAGCGCTGGATCTGGTACCGGACGTGTCGCGCGGCCTGGTGGCCGAATACGCCTGGCTCGATCCGTTGAAGGTCGCCGCCAGCTACGGCTGCGAGATTCTCGCCTTGAACTGGACGCTGTGTACGCCGGAACGCCTGCAGAAGGCGCAGCGTCAGGACCTGCATGTGTCGGTGTGGACCGTCAACGAGCCTGCACTGATGCGCAGACTCGCCGACTTCGGCGTTGACAGCCTGATTACAGACTTTCCCGGTTTGGCCACTGCCACCCTTGAGAATTGCTGA
- a CDS encoding PilZ domain-containing protein has translation MSTLDEEDRREYYRIEDTIALEIRPLSAPEAAGQEVLQDASPLFNLLSELHLSEFESQHLLRQISERDRAIAAFLKSQNKRIDLLSQVIALTALGHIGEPQPVIISEGGIDFQYPTPIATGAHLSVKLVLMPQALGLLLRARVTHCDPKGDGYDVGTEFERPTDAQRQLLARYILQKQAQERRLAREQNESGI, from the coding sequence ATGTCGACATTAGATGAAGAAGATCGCCGCGAATACTACCGTATCGAGGACACGATCGCACTGGAAATTCGGCCCCTGTCCGCTCCCGAAGCCGCAGGCCAGGAAGTGTTGCAGGATGCTTCCCCACTGTTCAACCTGCTCAGCGAATTGCACCTGAGCGAATTCGAGTCGCAGCACCTGCTGCGGCAGATCAGCGAGCGCGACCGCGCCATCGCTGCATTTCTCAAATCGCAGAACAAACGCATCGACCTGCTCAGCCAGGTGATCGCCCTGACCGCGCTCGGCCACATCGGCGAGCCGCAGCCGGTGATCATCTCCGAAGGCGGGATCGACTTTCAGTACCCGACCCCGATCGCCACCGGCGCGCACCTGTCGGTGAAACTGGTGCTGATGCCGCAGGCGCTGGGCCTGCTGCTGCGCGCCCGGGTCACCCATTGCGATCCCAAGGGCGATGGCTATGACGTCGGCACCGAGTTCGAACGCCCGACCGATGCGCAGCGCCAGTTGCTTGCGCGCTACATCTTGCAAAAGCAGGCTCAGGAACGCCGTCTGGCCCGCGAACAGAACGAATCTGGCATTTAA
- a CDS encoding lipoprotein-releasing ABC transporter permease subunit, producing the protein MFRPLFVFIGTRYTRAKRRNHFVSFISLTSMIGLALGVVVMIVVLSVMNGFDHEMRTRVLGMVPHATLETGEPINDWQSLADKVKQNRQVTAVAPFTQMQGLLTNNGQVSKVLLNAIDPALERNVSIIDNFMKQGKLDDLTPGSFGIVIGDKAATKLGVGIGDKVTFVAPEVSVTPAGMFPRMKRFTVVGIFHVGAGELDGYLGVTNLQDLAKMHRWKADQVQGLRLKFDDLFQAPREAWNIAQHLGEDRYYARDWTRTHGNLYQAIRMEKAMIGLLLLLIVAVAAFNIISTLVMVVNDKKGDIAILRTLGATPGTIMRTFMVQGTVIGVVGTAIGAVVGILAALNVSAAISALEGLIGHKFLNADVYFIDYLPSQVQSQDVVMVCAAALVLSFLATLYPAWRAARTQPAEALRYE; encoded by the coding sequence ATGTTCAGACCTCTCTTCGTATTTATCGGCACGCGTTATACCCGTGCAAAGCGTCGCAATCATTTTGTGTCATTCATTTCCCTGACTTCGATGATCGGGCTCGCCCTTGGCGTGGTCGTGATGATCGTCGTACTGTCGGTGATGAACGGCTTCGACCATGAGATGCGCACCCGCGTGCTGGGCATGGTGCCCCACGCTACTCTCGAGACCGGCGAGCCGATCAATGACTGGCAGAGCCTGGCCGACAAGGTCAAGCAGAACCGGCAGGTCACGGCAGTAGCGCCGTTCACCCAGATGCAGGGCCTGCTGACCAATAACGGTCAGGTCTCCAAAGTGTTGCTCAATGCCATTGATCCTGCGCTCGAGCGCAATGTGTCGATCATCGACAACTTCATGAAGCAGGGCAAACTCGACGACCTGACGCCCGGCAGCTTCGGCATCGTCATCGGCGACAAGGCCGCGACCAAGCTCGGCGTCGGCATCGGCGACAAGGTTACTTTTGTCGCGCCGGAGGTCAGCGTCACCCCGGCCGGGATGTTCCCGCGCATGAAGCGCTTCACCGTGGTCGGCATTTTCCATGTCGGCGCCGGTGAGCTCGATGGCTACCTCGGCGTGACCAATCTGCAGGATCTGGCGAAAATGCACCGCTGGAAAGCCGATCAGGTGCAGGGCCTGCGTCTGAAGTTCGACGACCTGTTCCAGGCCCCGCGCGAGGCGTGGAACATCGCCCAGCACCTCGGCGAGGACCGTTACTACGCCCGCGACTGGACCCGCACCCACGGCAACCTGTATCAGGCGATCCGCATGGAAAAAGCCATGATCGGTCTGCTGTTGCTGCTGATTGTCGCCGTCGCCGCGTTCAACATCATTTCCACACTGGTGATGGTGGTGAACGACAAGAAGGGCGACATCGCCATTCTGCGCACCCTCGGCGCCACACCGGGCACGATCATGCGCACGTTCATGGTTCAGGGCACGGTAATCGGCGTGGTCGGCACGGCCATCGGCGCGGTGGTCGGGATTCTCGCGGCGCTGAATGTCAGTGCGGCCATTTCGGCGCTTGAAGGGCTGATCGGCCACAAGTTCCTTAATGCTGACGTGTATTTCATTGATTATCTTCCTTCGCAGGTACAGAGCCAGGACGTCGTCATGGTCTGCGCCGCTGCGTTGGTCCTGAGTTTCCTCGCCACCCTGTATCCCGCCTGGCGTGCCGCGCGCACCCAGCCGGCGGAGGCGTTACGTTATGAGTGA
- the lolD gene encoding lipoprotein-releasing ABC transporter ATP-binding protein LolD, with the protein MSESGMSEQAILSCRNLGKSYEEGPESVQVLAGLQLELHPGERVAIVGKSGSGKSTLLNLLGGLDTPSKGSVWLDGEELSALSEKKRGLLRNRALGFVYQFHHLLPEFTALENVCMPLLIGKTAIPEARQRATALLERVGLGHRLEHKPAELSGGERQRVAIARALVNNPGLVMLDEPTGNLDLHTAEGIQDLMLELSTSMRTAFLVVTHDMNLARQMDRVLQLQEGCLTPI; encoded by the coding sequence ATGAGTGAGTCGGGCATGAGTGAACAAGCAATTCTGAGCTGCCGTAACCTGGGCAAATCCTACGAGGAAGGCCCTGAGTCGGTACAAGTGCTGGCCGGCCTGCAACTGGAGTTGCATCCGGGCGAGCGCGTGGCGATCGTGGGTAAATCCGGTTCCGGCAAAAGTACCTTGCTCAACCTGCTCGGTGGTCTCGATACGCCGAGCAAGGGCAGCGTCTGGCTCGATGGCGAAGAGCTGTCGGCGTTGAGCGAGAAGAAGCGCGGCCTGCTGCGCAACCGCGCGCTCGGCTTCGTTTATCAGTTTCACCACCTGCTGCCGGAATTCACTGCGCTGGAAAACGTCTGCATGCCGCTGTTGATCGGCAAGACCGCCATCCCTGAGGCGCGCCAGCGTGCCACGGCGTTGCTGGAGCGGGTCGGTCTGGGTCATCGCCTCGAGCACAAGCCGGCGGAACTGTCCGGCGGCGAACGTCAGCGCGTAGCGATCGCTCGTGCCCTGGTCAACAACCCGGGGCTGGTGATGCTCGATGAGCCAACCGGCAACCTCGACCTGCACACCGCCGAAGGCATTCAGGATCTGATGCTTGAGCTGAGCACGTCGATGCGCACGGCGTTCCTGGTGGTGACGCACGACATGAACCTGGCTCGCCAGATGGATCGCGTTCTGCAGCTGCAGGAAGGCTGCCTCACCCCCATCTGA
- a CDS encoding lipoprotein-releasing ABC transporter permease subunit, producing the protein MFRPLSIFIGTRYTRAKRRNRFVSFISMTSMIGLALGVLAMIVVLSVMNGFQREMSSRILGMVPHATIVGVKPIDDWQPVAAAAMKNPEVTAAVPFTEMEGMLSYKGSMQPIQISGVDPAQEGKVSIVAQHIVQGRLDALKPGEFGVVIGEITARRFRLNVGDKITLIVPEVSTAPGGITPRMQRLNVVGVFKVGAELDGSMGLIHVADAATMQHWQPNQVQSVRLAVKDLYAAPKVSADIAGGLGADFKADDWTHTQGSLFSAMKMEKTMIGLLLLMIVAVAAFNIIATLIMVVNDKGADIAILRTIGATPRQIMAIFMVQGTVIGIVGTIIGGVLGVIAALNVSELVGWVERVTGQHIFSSDVYFVSNLPSELQGGDVLLICSAGFVLSFLATVYPAWRAAKIEPAHALRYS; encoded by the coding sequence ATGTTCAGACCGTTATCGATCTTTATCGGCACGCGCTATACCCGCGCCAAGCGCCGCAATCGCTTTGTTTCATTCATTTCGATGACCTCGATGATCGGCCTCGCCCTCGGCGTGCTGGCGATGATCGTGGTGCTGTCGGTGATGAACGGTTTTCAGCGCGAAATGAGCTCGCGCATCCTCGGCATGGTGCCCCACGCGACCATCGTCGGCGTCAAGCCGATCGACGACTGGCAACCGGTGGCCGCGGCCGCGATGAAAAACCCGGAAGTGACCGCCGCCGTGCCATTCACCGAAATGGAAGGCATGCTCTCCTATAAGGGCTCGATGCAGCCGATTCAGATCAGCGGCGTTGATCCCGCTCAGGAAGGCAAGGTGTCGATCGTTGCTCAGCACATCGTCCAAGGGCGTCTCGATGCCTTGAAGCCGGGCGAATTTGGCGTGGTGATCGGTGAAATCACCGCGCGGCGTTTCCGCCTGAACGTCGGCGACAAGATCACCCTCATCGTTCCGGAAGTCAGCACCGCGCCGGGAGGCATTACTCCGCGCATGCAGCGCCTGAATGTGGTTGGCGTGTTCAAGGTCGGTGCCGAGCTGGACGGTTCGATGGGCCTGATCCATGTCGCCGATGCGGCGACCATGCAGCATTGGCAGCCGAATCAGGTGCAGAGCGTGCGCCTTGCAGTCAAGGATCTGTACGCCGCGCCGAAGGTGTCTGCGGACATTGCCGGTGGCCTTGGCGCCGACTTCAAGGCTGACGACTGGACCCACACCCAGGGCAGCCTGTTCAGCGCGATGAAAATGGAAAAAACCATGATCGGCCTGCTATTGCTGATGATCGTCGCGGTGGCAGCGTTCAACATCATCGCGACGCTGATCATGGTGGTGAACGACAAGGGCGCCGACATCGCGATCCTGCGCACCATCGGCGCCACACCGCGGCAGATCATGGCGATCTTCATGGTGCAGGGCACGGTGATCGGCATTGTCGGCACCATCATCGGTGGCGTGCTGGGCGTTATCGCCGCGCTCAATGTCAGCGAACTGGTCGGCTGGGTCGAGCGCGTGACCGGGCAGCACATCTTCAGTTCGGACGTGTATTTCGTCAGCAACCTGCCCTCGGAACTGCAGGGCGGCGACGTGCTGTTGATCTGCTCGGCGGGCTTCGTTCTGAGCTTTCTGGCGACGGTGTATCCGGCGTGGCGGGCGGCGAAGATCGAACCGGCGCATGCCTTGAGATATTCGTAG